The following proteins come from a genomic window of Anopheles ziemanni chromosome 3, idAnoZiCoDA_A2_x.2, whole genome shotgun sequence:
- the LOC131285638 gene encoding peroxidase-like, with amino-acid sequence MTSIPLVLVVLATTLLSSTIHAQHDCPPEPDCTDSPQLYSRLDGSCNNLDHPSRGTPYRPYLRLVAANYADGVSEPAHTESGVPMPNARKLSLQLFGETEMEHPRNTLVSMQFGQLIAHDMSFTADAGGIQCCAGGKMVPREQASSRCLPIEVASDDPVLSEDGVECMNLVRTKTTLEDPCLGQEGDGGAAAEQLSSVTAFLDLSVVYGNSVNQSNGLRSFAGGRLKVEERDGKHWPPHHPNGTRTCDVESESEVCYLTGDARSNQSPHLTLLHLAFLLEHNRLAEELSTVNPEWDDERLFQEARQINIAQYQSIVYYEWLPIYLGRDNMVAFGVLPETATAGHVRDFDPDVDPSVSNAFATAAFRFFHNLIAGHLDLVEESTQPTGSIRLSDWLDKPAVLEMDGKYEGLSRGMTTQAHDRPNIHLSPEVKHFLFRRGKPVGVDLKAIDIQRARDHGLASYNDYREHCGLQRVNKWEEFEELLRPVSAPLLQTQYPLVDDVELAVAGALERHHGDGMAGETFNCLLLDQFRRTRVGDRFFFENGNTFNTRQLYEIRKASMARVLCDNTVGMTEIQQDAFFLVSESNPVVSCTQFPSQNLARWRS; translated from the exons ATGACTTCCATCCCCTTGGTGCTCGTGGTTCTCGCAACCACGCTCTTATCAAGCACCATCCATGCTCAGCACGATTGTCCGCCGGAACCGGATTGCACCGATTCACCGCAACTGTACAGCCGGTTGGATGGTTCGTGCAATAACCTCGACCATCCCTCCCGGGGCACCCCTTACCGACCCTATCTGCGGCTCGTCGCGGCCAACTACGCCGACGGTGTGTCCGAGCCGGCCCACACCGAGTCCGGTGTTCCGATGCCGAACGCCCGCAAGCTCTCGCTACAGCTGTTCGGCGAAACGGAAATGGAGCACCCGCGGAACACGCTCGTCAGCATGCAGTTCGGGCAGCTGATAGCGCACGATATGAGCTTCACCGCAGACG CGGGTGGGATTCAGTGTTGCGCCGGTGGAAAGATGGTGCCGAGAGAGCAAGCGTCCTCCCGCTGCCTTCCGATCGAGGTTGCGTCCGACGATCCGGTGCTGTCCGAGGACGGCGTGGAGTGTATGAACCTGGTGCGCACGAAAACCACCTTGGAGGACCCTTGCTTGGGACAGGAAGGAGATGGAGGAGCGGCAGCCGAGCAGCTCTCGTCGGTTACGGCGTTTCTGGATCTGTCGGTCGTTTATGGAAATTCGGTCAACCAATCGAACGGTCTGCGGTCGTTCGCGGGCGGCAGGTTGAAGGTGGAGGAGCGGGACGGCAAGCACTGGCCACCGCATCATCCGAATGGAACGAGAACTTGTGACGTCGAGAGCGAATCGGAGGTGTGTTATCTGACGGGTGACGCTCGGTCTAATCAGAGCCCACACTTGACCCTTCTTCACCTGGCATTCCTACTCGAGCACAATCGGTTGGCGGAAGAGCTGTCGACTGTCAATCCCGAGTGGGACGACGAACGATTGTTTCAGGAAGCCCGACAGATCAACATTGCCCAGTACCAGTCGATCGTGTACTACGAGTGGCTTCCGATCTACCTCGGTAGAGACAACATGGTTGCTTTCGGGGTGCTACCGGAGACGGCCACAGCGGGGCACGTTCGGGACTTTGACCCAGATGTTGATCCGTCGGTAAGCAACGCCTTCGCTACAGCCGCGTTCCGGTTCTTTCACAATCTGATCGCGGGACATCTGGA CTTAGTAGAGGAGTCAACACAGCCAACGGGATCAATTCGCCTTTCCGATTGGCTCGATAAGCCCGCGGTTCTTGAGATGGACGGAAAGTACGAAGGGCTGAGTCGGGGTATGACCACTCAGGCGCACGATCGACCGAACATTCACCTGTCTCCCGAAGTCAAGCATTTTCTGTTCCGCCGCGGCAAACCCGTTGGGGTAGACTTGAAAGCCATCGACATTCAGCGCGCGAGGGATCACGGACTGGCGAGCTACAATGACTACCGCGAGCACTGCGGACTTCAGCGGGTCAATAAATGGGAGGAATTCGAAGAGCTGTTGAGGCCCGTTTCGGCACCACTCCTACAGACTCAGTATCCCCTCGTGGACGATGTTGAGCTGGCAGTGGCCGGTGCTCTCGAGCGTCACCACGGAGATGGAATGGCGGGTGAAACGTTTAACTGCCTTCTGCTCGACCAGTTCCGGCGTACGCGTGTCGGTGATCGGTTCTTTTTCGAGAATGGTAACACGTTTAACACGCGCCAGCTGTACGAGATCCGGAAAGCGTCCATGGCTCGGGTACTGTGTGACAACACGGTCGGAATGACAGAGATCCAGCAGGACGCGTTCTTCCTCGTCAGCGAGTCGAACCCGGTGGTCTCTTGCACACAATTCCCGTCACAAAATTTGGCGCGCTGGCGATCTTAG